One window of the Candidatus Microbacterium colombiense genome contains the following:
- a CDS encoding SipW-dependent-type signal peptide-containing protein: MVNTDTQRTRGNRRKVLAVLAGGLVLGVGAAAVLAAWNDSEFATGTFTAGSFNLQGSVAGDVDANYSDHNVDTGGTAATLAFTLPTGLVGNMSPGDSVYAGFWVRLAPGTTTGANLVANGTTASAAATTNSDHLGYAVYQLAPGATCNAASATGTAIATGVTLDVQAATPSTVALTKGATAAVAGTAVQLCFKVTADATLEQGTAATATWKFTATSTN, translated from the coding sequence ATGGTCAACACGGACACGCAGCGCACCCGGGGCAATCGACGCAAGGTCCTCGCGGTGCTCGCGGGGGGACTCGTCCTCGGCGTCGGAGCCGCCGCGGTTCTCGCGGCCTGGAACGACTCCGAGTTCGCCACCGGCACCTTCACCGCCGGCTCGTTCAACCTGCAGGGCTCCGTCGCCGGTGACGTCGACGCCAACTACAGCGACCACAACGTCGACACCGGCGGAACCGCCGCCACGCTCGCCTTCACGTTGCCCACCGGGCTCGTGGGCAACATGTCTCCGGGCGACTCGGTCTACGCCGGGTTCTGGGTGCGACTCGCCCCGGGAACGACGACCGGCGCGAATCTCGTCGCGAACGGCACGACGGCCAGCGCCGCGGCGACCACGAACTCGGACCACCTCGGATACGCGGTCTACCAGCTCGCGCCGGGCGCCACCTGCAACGCGGCATCCGCCACCGGCACGGCGATCGCGACCGGCGTCACCCTCGATGTGCAGGCGGCGACGCCGTCGACGGTCGCGCTGACGAAGGGCGCGACCGCTGCGGTTGCGGGTACCGCAGTCCAGCTGTGCTTCAAGGTCACTGCGGACGCGACGCTCGAGCAGGGCACCGCGGCGACGGCGACCTGGAAGTTCACGGCGACCTCGACGAACTGA
- a CDS encoding amino acid ABC transporter substrate-binding protein → MSRRLIAVTALVVTAAALTACSGTSAPQESSAGGDTSASSDFGLVSDGTLTVATEGTYRPFSFHADGGTGDLTGYDVEIIQAVADKLDLDVKFEETQWDSIFAGLDAGRFDVIANQVSINEEREAKYLFSQPYTVSPGVIVVAEDDDSISSFDDLKGKTTAQSLTSNWYELATDAGATVEGVEGWAQAVELLRQGRVDATVNDKLTFLDYETTNSPSGLKIAAETDEAGKQAFVFTKDKTALVAAIDDALDELRADGTLAEISDKYFGEDVTQ, encoded by the coding sequence ATGTCTCGTCGCCTCATCGCCGTCACGGCACTCGTCGTCACCGCCGCCGCACTCACGGCCTGCAGCGGCACGAGCGCGCCGCAGGAGTCGTCCGCCGGCGGCGACACCAGCGCCTCATCCGACTTCGGTCTCGTCTCCGACGGCACGTTGACGGTGGCCACCGAGGGCACCTACCGCCCCTTCAGCTTCCACGCCGACGGCGGCACCGGCGACCTGACCGGCTACGACGTCGAGATCATCCAGGCCGTCGCCGACAAGCTCGACCTCGACGTGAAGTTCGAGGAGACCCAGTGGGACTCGATCTTCGCGGGCCTGGATGCCGGACGCTTCGACGTGATCGCGAACCAGGTCAGCATCAACGAGGAGCGCGAGGCCAAGTATCTGTTCAGCCAGCCCTACACGGTCTCGCCCGGCGTGATCGTCGTCGCCGAGGATGACGATTCGATCTCCTCGTTCGACGACCTCAAGGGCAAGACGACGGCGCAGTCGCTCACGAGCAACTGGTACGAGCTGGCCACCGATGCCGGCGCGACGGTCGAAGGAGTCGAAGGCTGGGCACAGGCGGTCGAGCTGCTGCGTCAGGGACGCGTCGACGCGACCGTGAACGACAAGCTGACCTTCCTCGACTACGAGACCACGAACAGCCCGTCCGGCTTGAAGATCGCCGCCGAGACCGATGAGGCCGGCAAGCAGGCCTTCGTGTTCACCAAGGACAAGACCGCCCTCGTCGCCGCGATCGATGACGCTCTCGACGAGCTGCGCGCCGACGGCACGCTGGCGGAGATCAGCGACAAGTACTTCGGCGAAGACGTCACCCAGTAG
- a CDS encoding SipW-dependent-type signal peptide-containing protein: MDTRRSVREAKRNRSRRIRAVLAGGLVLGIGMSATLAAWNDSEYGSATFTAGRFDIVGAADGTTFASHATTGTAAALTFSATPAVMSPGAVSYALFSVTTANPSVAGNLQWNAVTPATTGLAVFLRYGVRAITGTTCNQTTYAAGTSVVPDTSALATNGTATQAVSANGASTINYCIAVTLQAAADNTVQGASTTLTWQVLGTSATP; this comes from the coding sequence ATGGACACCCGCCGAAGCGTGCGGGAGGCGAAGCGGAATCGCTCCCGCCGGATCCGTGCTGTGCTCGCGGGCGGGCTCGTGCTCGGCATCGGCATGAGCGCGACGCTCGCGGCGTGGAACGACTCCGAGTACGGCTCGGCGACGTTCACCGCCGGTCGGTTCGACATCGTCGGGGCCGCAGACGGGACGACCTTCGCCAGTCACGCCACGACGGGGACCGCCGCCGCGTTGACGTTCTCGGCCACCCCGGCCGTGATGTCACCGGGTGCGGTCTCGTACGCGCTCTTCAGCGTCACGACGGCGAACCCGTCGGTCGCCGGGAACCTGCAGTGGAACGCGGTGACGCCGGCCACCACCGGACTCGCGGTGTTCCTGCGCTACGGGGTGCGTGCGATCACGGGCACGACGTGTAACCAGACCACGTATGCCGCCGGCACGTCGGTGGTGCCAGACACGTCGGCGCTGGCCACGAACGGCACGGCGACGCAGGCGGTGTCGGCGAACGGGGCGTCCACGATCAACTACTGCATCGCGGTGACGCTGCAGGCCGCAGCCGACAACACGGTGCAGGGCGCCAGCACGACCCTCACCTGGCAGGTGCTGGGAACCTCGGCGACGCCATGA
- a CDS encoding MDR family MFS transporter encodes MSTDSPVKMTHRQVLEALTGLLLGMFVSMIATTVVSTSMPVIVHDLGGDQAAYTWVITATLLTTAISTPIWGKLADLFNRKLLIQIAIVIFVGATAAAGFAQDTNTLIAFRAIQGIGGGGLAALSQVIMADIISPRERGRYMGLFGAVMAVATVGGPLLGGWITDVANWRWNFFVALPFAVAALIILQKTLHITTERTRKVSIDYVGIVLLSAAVSLILIWITNAGSTFDWWSTETVLMVGGALAAAIAFIIVELKVREPLIPLTLFRGRTFTLSVLASISIGVAMFGTSVYLAQYMQLSRGATPTEAGLMTLPMMAGLLISSMVIGQLVTRYGKWKGYLILGSVLLIAGSVMLSTLHYDTNFVLVSIYMFVMGAGVGMTMQNLVLIVQNVAKPTEMGVASSGVTFFRSLGGTIGVSVMGAVLANSLTTLFTDGKERIGAAIAELGDKGAEVAAQLSSGTIPEVRLLPEPVRSIIEDFYAQAISHAFLIGIPLAVISLIAILFLPNKPLTTMTTSERAHADAAKVADDAADIAIADATALSGATTGTISVVTRTGDRPVDGRG; translated from the coding sequence ATGTCCACGGACTCCCCCGTCAAGATGACGCATCGCCAGGTGCTCGAAGCCCTCACCGGGCTTCTGCTCGGCATGTTCGTCTCGATGATCGCCACCACGGTGGTCTCGACATCGATGCCCGTCATCGTCCACGACCTGGGCGGCGATCAGGCCGCCTACACCTGGGTCATCACGGCGACCCTCCTCACCACGGCGATCTCGACGCCGATCTGGGGCAAGCTCGCCGACCTCTTCAACCGCAAGCTGCTGATCCAGATCGCGATCGTGATCTTCGTCGGCGCCACGGCTGCGGCCGGCTTCGCGCAGGACACCAACACCCTGATCGCCTTCCGCGCGATCCAGGGCATCGGCGGCGGCGGACTCGCCGCACTGAGCCAGGTCATCATGGCCGACATCATCAGCCCGCGCGAGCGCGGCCGCTACATGGGCCTGTTCGGCGCCGTGATGGCCGTCGCGACCGTCGGAGGCCCGCTGCTCGGCGGCTGGATCACGGATGTCGCCAACTGGCGCTGGAACTTCTTCGTCGCACTGCCGTTCGCCGTGGCCGCGCTGATCATCCTGCAGAAGACGCTGCACATCACCACCGAACGCACCCGCAAGGTGTCGATCGACTACGTCGGCATCGTGCTGCTCTCGGCCGCCGTCTCACTGATCCTCATCTGGATCACGAACGCCGGATCGACCTTCGACTGGTGGAGCACCGAGACCGTGCTGATGGTCGGCGGCGCACTCGCCGCGGCGATCGCGTTCATCATCGTCGAGCTCAAGGTGCGCGAGCCGCTCATCCCGCTCACGCTCTTCCGTGGCCGCACCTTCACGCTGTCGGTGCTCGCATCGATCTCCATCGGCGTCGCGATGTTCGGCACCTCGGTCTACCTGGCCCAGTACATGCAGCTCTCGCGCGGCGCCACCCCGACCGAGGCCGGACTCATGACCCTGCCGATGATGGCGGGCCTGCTGATCTCCTCCATGGTGATCGGTCAGCTCGTCACGCGTTACGGCAAGTGGAAGGGCTACCTGATCCTCGGATCCGTCCTCCTCATCGCCGGATCGGTCATGCTGTCGACGCTGCACTACGACACGAACTTCGTGCTCGTCTCGATCTACATGTTCGTGATGGGCGCCGGCGTCGGCATGACGATGCAGAACCTCGTGCTCATCGTGCAGAACGTCGCGAAGCCGACCGAGATGGGCGTCGCGAGTTCCGGCGTCACGTTCTTCCGCAGCCTCGGTGGCACGATCGGCGTGTCGGTCATGGGTGCCGTGCTGGCGAACTCTCTCACGACGCTCTTCACCGACGGCAAGGAGCGCATCGGCGCGGCCATCGCCGAACTGGGCGACAAGGGCGCCGAGGTCGCGGCGCAGCTCTCGAGCGGCACGATCCCCGAGGTGCGACTGCTGCCCGAGCCGGTGCGCTCGATCATCGAGGACTTCTACGCCCAGGCGATCTCGCACGCGTTCCTCATCGGCATCCCGCTCGCGGTGATCAGCCTGATCGCGATCCTGTTCCTCCCGAACAAGCCACTCACCACGATGACCACGAGCGAGCGCGCTCATGCGGATGCGGCCAAGGTCGCCGACGACGCGGCCGACATCGCCATCGCCGACGCGACGGCGCTCTCGGGCGCCACGACCGGCACGATCAGCGTGGTGACGCGTACGGGCGACCGACCCGTCGATGGCCGTGGCTGA
- a CDS encoding amino acid ABC transporter ATP-binding protein: MSRTDPGEALLAARGLRKSFGDNEVLRGIDLTLHRGEVVVLIGPSGSGKTTVLRALNGLETPDAGTIVVDGGPDVDFALAATTSSRQRAKSRFALRDRSAMVFQHHNLFPHLTVLENVIEGPWRVHKRPKDEVVAEAKALLARVGLADKEDARPHQLSGGQQQRVGIVRALALKPDLLLFDEPTSALDPELVGEVLLVIKELADEGWTMAVVTHELSFAREAADHVLFMDGGVVIEQGTPEQVFTAPQQERTQRFLTRILRPLDGI, encoded by the coding sequence ATGTCGCGCACTGATCCGGGAGAGGCTCTGCTCGCCGCCCGAGGACTCCGCAAGAGCTTCGGGGACAACGAGGTGCTTCGCGGCATCGACCTGACTCTGCATCGCGGCGAGGTCGTCGTGCTCATCGGGCCCAGTGGGTCTGGCAAGACGACGGTCCTTCGCGCGTTGAACGGGCTCGAGACGCCGGATGCCGGCACGATCGTCGTCGACGGGGGGCCGGATGTCGATTTCGCTCTCGCCGCGACGACCTCCTCTCGCCAGCGGGCGAAGAGCCGGTTCGCCCTGCGCGACCGTTCGGCGATGGTGTTCCAGCATCACAACCTGTTCCCGCACCTGACCGTGCTGGAGAACGTGATCGAGGGCCCGTGGCGGGTGCATAAGCGCCCGAAGGACGAGGTCGTCGCCGAAGCGAAGGCGCTGCTCGCCCGTGTCGGCCTTGCCGACAAGGAGGATGCGCGGCCGCACCAGCTCTCGGGTGGCCAGCAGCAGCGCGTCGGTATCGTGCGCGCGCTCGCTCTGAAGCCCGACCTGCTCCTGTTCGACGAGCCGACGAGCGCGCTCGATCCCGAGCTGGTCGGAGAGGTGCTGCTGGTCATCAAGGAGCTGGCCGACGAGGGCTGGACGATGGCCGTCGTCACGCACGAGCTGAGCTTCGCCCGGGAAGCGGCGGATCACGTGCTGTTCATGGACGGCGGTGTCGTGATCGAGCAGGGAACTCCTGAGCAGGTCTTCACGGCGCCGCAGCAGGAGCGCACGCAGCGATTCCTCACCCGCATCCTCCGGCCACTCGACGGCATATAG
- a CDS encoding MarR family transcriptional regulator, with translation MAVADLDSESLEARAAAVRALEAEFGELITHFRRLIMENANRVSPGMLPGAYKALTTIARCEQVTASALGERMLMDKGQVSRTVRELEDLDLIERSPDPTDGRSSLLRLTALGTERLAAARAPQEGMLMSTLHDWSLNDIDNLTRLLHALASGVTPGP, from the coding sequence ATGGCCGTGGCTGATCTCGACTCCGAATCCCTCGAGGCGCGGGCCGCTGCGGTCCGCGCCCTCGAGGCGGAGTTCGGCGAGCTGATCACACACTTCCGCCGCCTCATCATGGAGAACGCGAACCGTGTCAGCCCCGGCATGCTCCCCGGCGCCTACAAGGCGCTCACCACCATCGCGCGCTGCGAGCAGGTGACGGCCTCCGCGCTCGGGGAGCGCATGCTGATGGACAAGGGACAGGTGAGCCGCACGGTGCGGGAGCTCGAAGACCTCGACCTGATCGAGCGCTCCCCCGATCCGACCGACGGCCGGTCATCGCTGCTTCGACTGACAGCGCTCGGAACAGAGCGGCTCGCCGCGGCACGGGCACCCCAGGAGGGGATGCTGATGAGCACGCTCCATGACTGGAGTCTCAACGACATCGACAACCTGACGAGGCTGCTGCACGCCCTCGCGTCCGGAGTGACCCCCGGCCCGTAG
- a CDS encoding signal peptidase I, with the protein MTTPVTRRSLREQPDSLGEPTIEASDAERVDAERVDAEQAGRRGSRSGPGRVVVDVLLWIAAAGGAVCIVLVVLAVTAQITLIMFRTGSMSPTIPAGSVAVVQRVPASDIRVGDVVTVDREDELPVTHRVTSIAPGADDAQRVITMRGDANADEDPFPYTVTSVRIVLFSVPGIATVIVGMGNPYVLGALTVAASALVVWAFWPRAEKGVRRAREERAP; encoded by the coding sequence ATGACCACGCCGGTGACGAGACGGAGCCTGCGGGAGCAGCCCGACTCGCTCGGCGAGCCCACGATCGAGGCGTCGGATGCCGAGCGGGTGGATGCCGAGCGGGTGGATGCCGAGCAGGCGGGACGCCGCGGTTCCCGGAGCGGTCCGGGGCGCGTCGTCGTCGACGTGCTGCTGTGGATCGCGGCCGCGGGTGGCGCGGTGTGCATCGTGCTCGTTGTGCTCGCGGTCACCGCTCAGATCACGTTGATCATGTTCCGCACCGGATCGATGTCACCGACCATCCCCGCCGGATCCGTGGCGGTCGTGCAGCGTGTACCCGCGAGCGACATCCGCGTCGGCGATGTGGTGACCGTCGACAGGGAGGACGAGCTTCCCGTCACCCACCGGGTGACCTCGATCGCACCCGGTGCCGATGACGCCCAGAGGGTGATCACGATGCGTGGTGATGCCAACGCCGACGAAGACCCGTTCCCGTACACGGTGACCTCGGTGCGCATCGTGCTGTTCTCGGTACCCGGCATCGCGACCGTCATCGTCGGGATGGGTAACCCCTACGTGCTCGGGGCGCTCACGGTCGCCGCGTCGGCGCTGGTCGTCTGGGCGTTCTGGCCTCGCGCGGAGAAGGGCGTGCGTCGCGCACGGGAGGAGCGCGCACCATGA
- a CDS encoding DUF1801 domain-containing protein — protein sequence MGTIDEYVAALDPADRDSILRVYAIARAAAPEAEQGQGYGMPALVHRGKPLLSVMRAKKHIGVYPFSPAAVADVAGILADHPGIGLDKGTIRFQPEHPLPDVAIEALVHARLAQIDS from the coding sequence ATGGGCACCATCGACGAGTACGTGGCCGCGCTCGATCCGGCGGATCGTGACAGCATCCTCCGTGTGTACGCGATCGCGCGCGCGGCGGCACCCGAGGCGGAGCAGGGCCAGGGCTACGGCATGCCCGCGCTCGTCCACCGGGGAAAGCCCCTGCTGTCGGTGATGCGCGCCAAGAAGCACATCGGCGTCTACCCGTTCAGTCCAGCCGCGGTCGCGGATGTCGCCGGCATCCTCGCGGATCACCCGGGGATCGGGCTCGACAAGGGGACGATCCGCTTCCAGCCGGAGCATCCGCTGCCCGACGTCGCGATCGAGGCGCTGGTGCATGCGCGCCTGGCGCAGATCGACTCCTGA
- a CDS encoding amino acid ABC transporter permease → MENPWQLFLDSLGPIALAGVTVTVPLALVSFALGLVIAVGVALMRISVHPVLAGIARFYISVIRGTPMIVQLFVIFYGLGSIGLKIDPWPSAIIALSLNVGGYGAEVVRAAILSVPKGQWEAAYTVGMNRTRTLTRVILPQAARVSVPPLSNTFISLVKDTSLASLILVTELFKVAQQIASATLEFMVLYLAAALVYWVICLVLSFGQSALERRLDRHVAH, encoded by the coding sequence ATGGAGAACCCCTGGCAGCTGTTCCTCGACTCGCTCGGCCCCATCGCGCTGGCCGGGGTGACGGTGACGGTGCCGCTCGCGCTCGTCTCGTTCGCGCTCGGACTCGTGATCGCCGTGGGTGTGGCGCTGATGCGCATCTCGGTGCACCCTGTGCTGGCGGGAATCGCACGGTTCTACATCTCGGTGATCCGGGGCACGCCGATGATCGTGCAGCTGTTCGTCATCTTCTACGGCCTCGGATCGATCGGTCTCAAGATCGATCCGTGGCCGAGTGCGATCATCGCCCTGTCGTTGAACGTCGGTGGATACGGGGCCGAGGTCGTGCGAGCCGCGATCCTCTCCGTGCCGAAGGGGCAGTGGGAGGCCGCGTACACGGTCGGCATGAACCGCACTCGCACGCTCACCCGCGTCATCTTGCCGCAGGCGGCGAGGGTGTCGGTTCCCCCGCTGTCCAACACGTTCATCTCACTCGTGAAGGACACGTCGCTGGCTTCGCTGATCCTGGTGACCGAACTCTTCAAGGTCGCTCAGCAGATCGCCTCGGCGACGCTGGAGTTCATGGTGCTCTACCTCGCTGCGGCGCTGGTGTACTGGGTGATCTGCCTGGTGCTCTCGTTCGGTCAGAGCGCGTTGGAGAGGAGATTGGACCGCCATGTCGCGCACTGA
- a CDS encoding LysR family transcriptional regulator ArgP encodes MRIDPELAATVAAVADEGTLDAASRLLRITPSAVSQRLKTLEQQLGRILIVRSKPARLTEAGEAVVRLARQIALLEHDALAGVGLDDADGARRITVPLAVNADSMATWFLAPLARLSARLDIDFDLHRDDQNFTARLLESGTVMAAVTSESVPVAGCSVTPLGVLEYEAVAAPAFAERWFPHGVTAEALAQAPFVDFDRRDTLQHEWLRERGVSHQGVPRHYVPASHDYALAVELGLGWGMLPFPQGSAGLVRLGGPAVRTALHWQQWNLRSPLLDIIAAEVAAEAREVLRA; translated from the coding sequence GTGAGGATCGATCCGGAACTGGCCGCCACCGTCGCGGCTGTCGCCGACGAAGGTACGCTCGACGCGGCGTCCCGTCTGCTGCGCATCACGCCCTCAGCGGTGAGTCAGCGGCTCAAGACGCTCGAGCAGCAGCTCGGCCGCATCCTGATCGTGCGCAGCAAGCCGGCGCGCCTCACCGAAGCGGGCGAGGCGGTCGTGCGGTTGGCCCGCCAGATCGCGCTGCTGGAACACGATGCCCTCGCCGGGGTCGGACTGGATGACGCAGACGGCGCCCGACGGATCACGGTACCGCTGGCCGTGAATGCCGATTCCATGGCGACCTGGTTCCTCGCCCCTCTGGCCCGGTTGTCGGCCCGGCTCGACATCGACTTCGACCTGCACCGGGACGACCAGAACTTCACTGCGCGACTGCTCGAGTCGGGCACCGTGATGGCGGCCGTGACGAGTGAGAGCGTGCCCGTCGCCGGGTGCTCGGTCACCCCGCTCGGGGTGCTCGAGTACGAGGCGGTCGCGGCGCCCGCGTTCGCCGAGCGCTGGTTCCCGCACGGGGTCACCGCGGAGGCGCTGGCGCAGGCGCCCTTCGTCGACTTCGACAGACGCGACACGCTGCAGCATGAGTGGCTCCGCGAGCGGGGGGTGTCGCATCAGGGGGTCCCTCGCCACTACGTGCCGGCATCGCACGACTATGCGCTCGCGGTCGAGCTGGGCCTCGGATGGGGGATGCTGCCCTTCCCGCAGGGCTCGGCGGGTCTCGTGCGACTCGGCGGCCCCGCGGTGCGGACCGCGCTCCACTGGCAGCAGTGGAATCTGCGCTCGCCCCTGCTCGACATCATCGCCGCCGAGGTGGCCGCCGAGGCGCGCGAGGTCCTCCGCGCCTGA
- a CDS encoding LysE/ArgO family amino acid transporter gives MLSVLAGLGLGLSLIVAIGAQNVFVLRQGIRREHVLAVVIICAISDAVLIIAGVAGLGYVISAAPWLVVVARWAGAVFLLVYGLLAARRAWRGTGEALQVENEEESAAPASGGTLTQTRTRTPLAPVILTVLALTWLNPHVYLDTVLMLGSIAATHGDDRWLFAAGAVAASILWFTALGFGARYLGRWLRTPLSWRILDAVIAVVMIAIAVSLVLPVLAD, from the coding sequence ATGCTCTCCGTTCTCGCAGGCCTCGGCCTGGGCCTCTCCCTGATCGTCGCCATCGGCGCCCAGAACGTCTTCGTCCTCCGCCAGGGGATCCGTCGCGAGCACGTGCTCGCGGTCGTCATCATCTGCGCCATCTCCGACGCGGTGCTGATCATCGCCGGTGTCGCCGGGCTCGGCTACGTGATCTCCGCCGCTCCGTGGCTGGTGGTGGTCGCGCGCTGGGCGGGAGCGGTGTTCCTGCTGGTCTACGGACTGCTGGCCGCTCGCCGGGCATGGCGCGGCACCGGAGAGGCACTGCAGGTCGAGAACGAAGAGGAATCCGCTGCGCCGGCCTCGGGCGGCACGCTCACTCAGACGCGCACGCGCACTCCCCTGGCACCGGTGATCCTGACGGTGTTGGCCCTCACCTGGCTCAACCCGCACGTGTACCTCGACACCGTGCTGATGCTCGGCTCGATCGCCGCCACCCACGGCGATGACCGCTGGCTCTTCGCCGCCGGCGCGGTGGCCGCGAGCATCCTCTGGTTCACCGCGCTCGGCTTCGGCGCCCGCTACCTCGGCCGCTGGCTGCGCACCCCGCTGTCGTGGCGCATCCTCGACGCCGTGATCGCCGTGGTGATGATAGCGATCGCGGTGAGCCTCGTGCTCCCGGTGCTCGCCGACTGA